Proteins encoded by one window of Salvia splendens isolate huo1 chromosome 5, SspV2, whole genome shotgun sequence:
- the LOC121803783 gene encoding uncharacterized protein LOC121803783 produces MVDLGHGMKLICAFVYCDPKNEDQCKGTEMGLPLRLITDEMHLARFLSVATTYTKMVHVYAIEVTVSDAILRKKRRAFEKLWKVPSGVVIEELEEAEPVIRKPKPKSRKQSKPRKPERRLIGWYERDIEFEEYMVKCLADYKEKTNREDVEASKTVAVEVNCALNVDKGMANAECALNAGVSSEECVGGVGGIAMVADGACVQVDEGIEVDVPHDKETMMDGDIAQVGVVQCDIVHGDAVHCDGGSTVGIEHDNETTDARACPTPRDNGKGIVVLQKDVYIPCLDELLTNCPLRNDDVDDEVDEFISLYEMCRDEQLFSSYFDDIFQQENQIPSGCGGWASVNEACEGNLDGESVLEVVENEVCDGEEFHDLPKRGVGNQEETSATQVCEGTTRQQKQKKQGRRPAETMQIVDPYEAELLQDYLHCPLHDNSASDEERDENLALYAIFTFTGECPTWNVGDVFKSRNFFRDVLRQYAVMSRRPMELHRNDKTKLRARCKGNGCKWFVSLAKNSAYNTEDYILKKVHKEHAHTCTEIQKNKWISAKWLGEQFMEKIKANPHIPIQVIRQCVDGQFGVLLSRMTAYRAREAALEGIYGKTGRQYGRLFDYKRELLRTHPDSTVEILYESNRDEGSTGPNFENHKFGACLLNYKSGVFQHYHEFGSISKV; encoded by the exons ATGGTCGATTTGGGCCACGGAATGAAGCTCATTTGCGCCTTTGTGTATTGTGATCCGAAAAATGAGGACCAGTGTAAGGGGACTGAAATGGGACTCCCTCTGCGTCTTATAACCGATGAGATGCATTTGGCAAGGTTCTTGTCCGTGGCAACAACATATACGAAAATGGTACACGTATATGCAATAGAGGTGACTGTTTCTGATGCAATTTTGCGGAAGAAACGGCGTGCGTTTGAAAAGTTGTGGAAGGTACCTTCTGGTGTAGTCATTGAAGAGTTAGAAGAGGCCGAGCCTGTGATCCGTAAGCCGAAACCGAAATCTCGAAAGCAAAGTAAACCTAGAAAACCTGAAAGACGGTTGATTGGATGGTATGAAAGGGATATTGAATTTGAAGAGTACATGGTAAAATGTCTTGCAGActataaggaaaaaactaacAGAGAGGATGTCGAAGCTTCAAAAACTGTTGCGGTTGAG gttaattgtgcattaaatgtAGATAAAGGGATGGCAAATGCAGAATGTGCGTTGAATGCAGGTGTAAGTAGTGAAGAATGTGTTGGAGGTGTTGGTGGTATTGCAATGGTTGCAGATGGTGCATGTGTACAAGTTGATGAGGGTATTGAAGTGGACGTGCCTCATGATAAAGAG ACTATGATGGATGGTGATATTGCACAAGTTGGTGTTGTACAATGTGATATTGTACATGGTGATGCTGTACACTGCGACGGAGGTAGCACAGTGGGTATAGAGCATGATAATGAG ACTACGGATGCTCGAGCATGTCCAACACCACGCGATAATGGGAAAGGAATAGTTGTTCTACAAAAGGATGTCTATATACCATGTCTGGATGAACTTCTTACAAACTGCCCTTTACGCAATGACGACGTTGATGATGAGGTGGATGAATTTATTTCTTTGTACGAGATGTGTCGTGATGAGCAGCTGTTCTCGTCATACTTTGATGACATTTTTCAGCAAGAAAATCAAATTCCAAGTGGATGTGGTGGATGGGCGTCTGTGAATGAAGCGTGTGAAGGTAATCTAGATGGGGAATcagttcttgaagttgttgaaAATGAAGTttgtgatggtgaagaattccATGATCTCCCAAAGAGAGGTGTAGGTAACCAAGAAGAGACATCCGCCACTCAAGTTTGTGAGGGTACAACCcgacaacaaaaacaaaagaaacaaggaAGAAGGCCAGCAGAGACGATGCAAATTGTTGATCCTTATGAGGCAGAACTTCTGCAAGATTATTTGCATTGTCCACTACATGATAACTCGGCTTCTGATGAGGAAAGAGATGAGAACTTAGCATTATACGCCATATTTACGTTCACCGGAGAATGTCCTACCTGGAATGTAGGAGATGTATTTAAAAGCCGAAACTTCTTCCGCGATGTGCTCCGCCAGTATGCAGTTATGTCGAGGAGACCAATGGAACTACATAGGAATGACAAAACTAAATTGAGGGCTAGATGCAAGGGAAATGGATGCAAATGGTTTGTTTCTTTGGCTAAGAATAGTGCATACAACACTGAAGACTACATATTGAAGAAGGTACACAAAGAGCATGCTCATACATGCACTGAGATACAAAAGAATAAGTGGATTAGTGCAAAGTGGTTGGGTGAACAATTCATGGAGAAGATCAAAGCAAATCCACATATTCCAATACAAGTGATACGCCAATGTGTTGATGGGCAGTTCGGTGTTCTGCTAAGTAGGATGACAGCTTATCGGGCTCGAGAAGCAGCACTAGAAGGCATATATGGTAAGACGGGCCGGCAGTACGGCAGACTTTTTGATTACAAAAGAGAACTTCTAAGGACACATCCTGACTCAACAGTTGAGATACTCTACGAGAGCAAtagggatgaagggagtacgGGTCCAAACTTTgaaaatcacaaatttggtGCTTGCCTATTGAATTACAAATCAGGTGTTTTTCAACATTATCACGAATTTGGTTCTATTTCAAAAGTTTGA
- the LOC121804596 gene encoding auxin response factor 2B-like, with amino-acid sequence MAPELMDSSEVLIKGYNDAGASDSGRVDAEKALYTELWKACAGPLVTVPRENELVFYFPQGHIEQVEASTNQSSDQQMPVYNLPPKILCRVVNVQLKAEADTDEVFAQITLMPETDQDENVERKEPPPPPAPHFRVFSFCKTLTASDTSTHGGFSVLRRHADECLPPLDMSRQPPTRELVAKDLHGQEWRFRHIFRGQPRRHLLQSGWSVFVSSKRLVAGDAFIFLRGEDGELRAGVRRAMRQQGNVPSSVISSHSMHLGVLATAWHAIQTNTMFTVYYKPRTSPAEFIVPYDQYMDSIKKNYSIGMRFKMRFEGEEAPEQRFTGTIVGTEDADPNRWQESKWRCLKVRWDETSAIVRPERVSPWKIEQTLSPPALNHVPVPKPKRPRSSALLSSSDSSVLTREGPTKLNADPAPVNNGFPLVLQGEESLTLRGTLSENNELGSSEKSSVWKPSLEDEKIDVSASRRYGVDNWSPLGCSESSFTDLLSGFGLKTNVSRDLSMPLGNQENSKRQTQECNANFSLMGNIWSLMPSGLSLNLMDSSMKNHVQGTDASYLDRGGGRHGAFGDFSMISDPRGDNQGSNWSMPPPVSTYLQVGPSQPRELMPKPVFAEQHGAMKPKEGDCKLFGIPLISKFSSLEPEMSNRNVLNSSGFTQNSGHSRHFSAFELDQRSDQSKGLKVGDHGVSASDQENQFQFLHPSVPERETIGHSGSTRSCTKVQKQGSALGRSVDLAKFNNYDELISELDNLFEFKGELKARNKNWLVVYTDDEDDMMLVGDDPWAEFCCMVRKLLILTKEEMLSMKPETLNSKGEVTSSIAYGVDANVPSSPSLSPDDC; translated from the exons ATGGCCCCTGAACTAATGGATTCTTCTGAGGTTTTGATCAAAGGGTACAACGACGCCGGCGCTTCCGACTCCGGGAGAG TGGATGCTGAGAAAGCGTTGTACACAGAGCTGTGGAAGGCGTGCGCCGGCCCGCTGGTGACGGTGCCGCGCGAAAATGAACTTGTTTTCTACTTCCCACAGGGGCACATAGAACAG GTGGAGGCATCCACTAATCAGAGCTCGGACCAGCAGATGCCAGTGTACAATCTTCCTCCTAAGATCCTTTGCCGAGTGGTTAATGTCCAGTTGAAG GCCGAAGCAGATACAGATGAAGTGTTTGCTCAGATTACCTTGATGCCTGAAACTGAT CAAGATGAAAATGTAGAGAGGAAAGAACCACCTCCTCCTCCTGCGCCACACTTCCGTGTCTTTTCTTTTTGTAAAACTCTTACTGCATCAGATACAAGCACTCATGGTGGATTCTCAGTGCTCAGACGGCATGCAGATGAATGTTTGCCACCACTG GACATGTCACGGCAACCTCCAACCCGGGAGTTAGTGGCCAAAGATTTGCATGGACAAGAGTGGCGGTTCAGGCATATATTTCGTG GTCAACCACGCAGGCACCTTCTTCAGAGTGGTTGGAGTGTCTTTGTTAGTTCAAAGAGGCTGGTTGCTGGGGATGCCTTCATATTTTTGAG AGGAGAGGATGGAGAGCTACGTGCTGGAGTTAGGCGTGCCATGAGACAACAGGGTAATGTTCCATCATCTGTCATATCTAGCCACAGCATGCATCTTGGCGTCCTAGCAACAGCTTGGCATGCTATTCAGACCAATACTATGTTCACCGTTTATTACAAGCCCAG GACAAGCCCAGCTGAATTTATTGTTCCATATGATCAATACATGGActctattaaaaaaaattattcaatagGAATGAGATTTAAAATGAGATTCGAAGGTGAAGAAGCTCCAGAACAGAG GTTTACTGGAACTATTGTTGGTACCGAGGATGCAGATCCAAATAGGTGGCAAGAGTCTAAATGGAGATGCCTTAAG GTGCGGTGGGATGAAACTTCAGCAATTGTTCGACCTGAGAGAGTTTCACCCTGGAAAATTGAACAAACACTTTCTCCTCCTGCATTGAATCATGTTCCAGTGCCCAAACCAAAAAGGCCTCGATCAAGTGCCCTACTCTCATCTTCTGATTCCTCTGTGCTTACTAGGGAAG GTCCTACAAAGTTGAATGCAGACCCTGCACCTGTTAACAATGGATTCCCACTGGTCTTGCAAGGTGAAGAATCTTTGACCTTGAGAGGGACTCTCTCTGAGAATAATGAGTTGGGCTCCTCTGAAAAGTCATCTGTGTGGAAGCCCTCACTGGAAGACGAGAAGATTGATGTTTCTGCTTCAAGAAGATACGGAGTAGATAACTGGTCGCCTTTAGGGTGCTCCGAGTCATCATTTACAGATTTGTTATCAGGATTTGGTTTGAAAACTAATGTGTCCCGTGATCTCAGTATGCCTCTTGGCAATCAAGAAAATTCTAAGAGACAAACACAAGAGTGCAATGCAAACTTTAGCTTAATGGGGAATATTTGGTCTCTGATGCCTTCTGGCCTCTCACTTAATCTGATGGATTCTAGTATGAAGAATCATGTACAGGGCACTGACGCTTCTTATCTTGATCGTGGGGGTGGTAGACATGGAGCCTTTGGAGACTTTTCCATGATTAGTGATCCTAGAGGTGACAATCAGGGATCAAACTGGTCGATGCCTCCACCCGTTTCAACATACCTTCAGGTGGGGCCTTCTCAGCCAAGAGAGTTGATGCCAAAGCCTGTATTTGCAGAGCAACATGGTGCTATGAAGCCAAAGGAAGGGGACTGCAAGCTCTTTGGTATTCCCCTCATAAGTAAATTTTCATCATTGGAGCCAGAAATGTCAAATAGAAATGTGCTAAACTCATCTGGTTTTACTCAAAATTCGGGCCATTCTCGTCATTTCTCTGCATTTGAATTAGATCAAAGGTCAGATCAATCAAAGGGATTGAAAGTGGGAGATCATGGAGTTTCTGCCAGTGATCAAGAGAATCAATTCCAATTCCTCCATCCTTCAGTGCcagagagagaaacgataggccATTCTGGTTCAACAAGGAGTTGCACCAAG GTTCAAAAGCAGGGGTCCGCCCTTGGTAGGTCTGTGGATCTGGCCAAATTCAACAACTATGATGAATTGATCTCTGAGTTGGACAATCTCTTCGAATTTAAGGGTGAACTCAAGGCTAGGAACAAGAATTGGCTAGTTGTCTACACTGATGATGAGGATGACATGATGCTTGTTGGAGATGATCCTTGGGC GGAATTTTGTTGCATGGTCCGCAAGCTCTTAATCCTTACAAAAGAGGAAATGCTAAGTATGAAGCCAGAGACCTTAAACTCAAAAGGAGAGGTCACTTCATCAATCGCCTATGGTGTAGATGCTAATGTCCCGAGTTCTCCATCATTGAGCCCAGATGACTGCTAG
- the LOC121804597 gene encoding ATP-dependent Clp protease ATP-binding subunit ClpA homolog CD4B, chloroplastic-like → MAHVLVQSTSFPSSVGLVNNGQFEGSSKNKKASTMLCCTKSAPVRVRSYSGLRGANALDMLVRKSGQTLQSKVASATFGKRGKKQRMVPRAMFERFTEKAIKVIMLAQEEARRLGHNFVGTEQILLGLIGEGTGIAAKVLKSMGINLKDARVEVEKIIGRGSGFVAVEIPFTPRAKRVLELSLEEARQLGHNYIGSEHLLLGLLREGEGVAARVLENLGADPSNIRTQVIRMVGESAEAVGAGVGGGSSGNKMPTLEEYGTNLTKLAEEGKLDPVVGRQDQIERVTQILGRRTKNNPCLIGEPGVGKTAIAEGLAQRIANGDVPETIEGKKVITLDMGLLVAGTKYRGEFEERLKKLMEEIKQSDEIILFIDEVHTLIGAGAAEGAIDAANILKPALARGELQCIGATTLDEYRKHIEKDPALERRFQPVKVPEPTVDETIQILKGLRERYEIHHKLRYTDEALVAAAQLSYQYISDRFLPDKAIDLVDEAGSRVRLRHAQLPEEARELERELRQITKEKNEAVRGQDFEKAGELRDREMDLKAQISALVDKKKEMSKAESEAGDGGPVVTEVDIQHIVSSWTGIPVEKVSTDESDRLLKMEETLHTRVIGQDEAVKAISRAIRRARVGLKNPNRPIASFIFSGPTGVGKSELAKALAAYYFGSEEAMIRLDMSEFMERHTVSKLIGSPPGYVGYTEGGQLTEAVRRRPYTVVLFDEIEKAHPDVFNMMLQILEDGRLTDSKGRTVDFKNTLLIMTSNVGSSVIEKGGRRIGFDLDYDEKDSSYNRIKSLVTEELKQYFRPEFLNRLDEMIVFRQLTKLEVKEIADIMLKEVFERLKTKEIELQVTERFRDRVVDEGYNPSYGARPLRRAIMRLLEDSMAEKMLAREIKEGDSVIVDVDSDGNVIVLNGSSGTPPEPAAPEPMVV, encoded by the exons ATGGCGCACGTTTTAGTTCAATCGACCAGCTTCCCATCTTCAGTTGGTTTGGTAAATAATGGGCAGTTTGAGGgatcgagcaaaaacaaaaagGCATCCACAATGCTCTGCTGTACAAAGTCGGCCCCTGTGAGAGTGAGGAGTTACTCAGGACTTCGAGGAGCTAATGCCTTGGACATGTTGGTGAGAAAAAGTGGTCAGACACTCCAATCAAAGGTTGCCTCAGCCACCTTTGGCAAGCGAGGGAAGAAACAGCGAATGGTGCCACGGGCAATGTTTGAGCGCTTCACAGAAAAAGCAATTAAAGTCATTATGCTTGCACAGGAGGAGGCAAGACGGCTTGGACATAACTTTGTTGGAACAGAACAGATTTTGCTGGGGCTTATTGGTGAGGGCACTGGTATTGCTGCAAAGGTGCTCAAGTCCATGGGTATCAATCTCAAGGATGCACGTGTGGAGGTTGAGAAAATAATTGGACGAGGTAGTGGATTTGTGGCTGTGGAGATCCCTTTTACGCCTCGTGCAAAGCGTGTCTTAGAACTCTCTTTGGAGGAAGCCCGTCAGCTTG GTCACAATTACATTGGATCGGAGCACTTGTTGTTGGGATTGCTGCGTGAGGGTGAAGGTGTGGCAGCTCGTGTCCTTGAGAATTTAGGTGCTGACCCTAGCAACATTAGAACTCAG GTTATCAGAATGGTGGGTGAAAGTGCTGAGGCTGTTGGAGCTGGTGTTGGGGGTGGGAGCTCGGGCAACAAGATGCCCACACTAGAGGAGTACGGTACCAATTTGACCAAGCTAGCAGAGGAG GGTAAGCTAGATCCAGTTGTCGGAAGGCAGGATCAAATTGAGCGTGTGACTCAAATTCTGGGACGTCGCACTAAAAATAACCCCTGTCTCATCGGAGAACCAGGAGTTGGAAAAACAGCAATTGCTGAGGGTCTTGCTCAGAGAATTGCCAATGGGGATGTTCCAGAGACAATTGAGGGGAAGAAG GTTATTACTCTAGATATGGGTCTTCTTGTTGCTGGGACTAAGTATCGTGgtgaatttgaagaaagattgaaGAAGCTGATGGAGGAAATCAAGCAAAGTGATGAAATCATTCTCTTCATTGATGAGGTGCACACATTGATTGGAGCAGGAGCTGCAGAGGGAGCAATCGATGCTGCAAACATATTGAAGCCTGCTTTGGCTCGTGGTGAATTACAG TGTATAGGTGCCACTACACTTGATGAGTACCGGAAACACATCGAGAAGGATCCTGCACTCGAAAGGAGGTTTCAACCTGTCAAGGTCCCTGAACCAACAGTAGATGAAACCATTCAGATTCTTAAAGGGCTTCGAGAGCGCTACGAGATCCACCACAAGCTTCGTTACACTGATGAAGCATTAGTTGCTGCAGCACAGTTGTCATATCAGTATATCAG TGATCGATTTTTGCCTGATAAGGCAATTGACTTGGTTGATGAAGCTGGTTCCCGAGTCCGACTTCGTCATGCACAG CTACCCGAAGAAGCTAGAGAGCTCGAGAGAGAACTCAGGCAGATCACTAAGGAGAAGAATGAGGCTGTCCGAGGTCAAGACTTTGAGAAG GCTGGGGAGCTGCGTGATAGAGAAATGGATCTAAAGGCACAGATATCGGCTCTTGTAGACAAAAAGAAGGAGATGTCAAAGGCAGAAAGTGAGGCTGGGGATGGAGGTCCAGTAGTCACAGAGGTTGACATTCAACACATTGTTTCTTCTTGGACCGGCATCCCTGTAGAGAAGGTGTCCACTGACGAATCTGACCGACTCCTCAAGATGGAGGAGACCCTTCACACGAGGGTCATCGGGCAAGACGAAGCTGTCAAAGCCATTAGTCGTGCTATTCGCCGGGCCCGTGTTGGTCTCAAGAATCCAAACCGCCCTATCGCTAGCTTCATCTTCTCCGGTCCAACTGGTGTGGGTAAATCAGAACTGGCTAAAGCACTGGCTGCTTACtactttggatccgaagaggccATGATCCGGCTCGATATGAGTGAGTTCATGGAGCGACACACTGTATCAAAGCTTATCGGTTCGCCCCCTGGTTATGTTGGCTACACTGAAGGTGGACAGCTAACAGAGGCCGTCCGGCGCCGCCCGTATACCGTTGTGCTCTTTGATGAAATTGAGAAGGCTCATCCTGATGTCTTCAACATGATGCTTCAAATTCTTGAAGATGGAAGGTTGACCGACAGCAAAGGTAGAACCGTGGACTTCAAAAACACGCTGCTCATAATGACCTCAAATGTTGGAAGTAGTGTAATTGAGAAGGGAGGCCGTCGTATAGGTTTCGATCTGGACTACGACGAGAAGGATAGCAGTTACAACCGGATCAAGAGTTTGGTGACGGAAGAGCTGAAACAGTACTTCCGGCCCGAGTTCTTGAACAGATTGGATGAGATGATTGTATTCCGGCAGCTCACCAAGCTCGAGGTGAAGGAGATTGCGGATATAATGCTGAAGGAGGTCTTCGAGAGGCTCAAAACCAAGGAAATAGAGCTTCAGGTGACAGAGAGATTCAGAGATAGGGTGGTGGACGAAGGATACAACCCGAGCTACGGAGCTAGGCCCCTCCGAAGAGCCATCATGAGACTCTTGGAGGATAGCATGGCTGAGAAGATGCTCGCACGTGAGATAAAGGAAGGCGATTCCGTTATTGTGGATGTGGATTCAGATGGGAACGTGATCGTTCTCAATGGGAGCAGTGGTACCCCTCCCGAACCGGCAGCACCTGAGCCCATGGTAGTTTAG
- the LOC121803345 gene encoding uncharacterized protein LOC121803345: MRSAAEKLRFFHRSSSLNLLSSFSASRQLKTSTITTNALTEEEVNQINAVIRRLCDSNHLKEATDLISAALSTARPPLASLPVSSLISRLASQPDLTHPMHLLNTLKFNPNASDPSVLIPVVKMILASLFENGRPKMAVKIFQWVARPDFPGGVAVDLELYAGLVDGFCRNGMMLDSLRVLRVMACEKLVIGDGIRVCIYRGLLREARVREALELNAVLGSCTSGSDGDTCVSEKVVHLLERIISNWVD; this comes from the coding sequence atgcGATCTGCGGCGGAGAAGCTCCGCTTCTTCCACCGAAGCTCATCCCTCAATCTCTTATCTTCATTCTCTGCATCCAGACAATTGAAGACGTCTACAATAACGACCAACGCCCTAACCGAGGAAGAAGTTAACCAAATCAACGCCGTAATCCGCCGCTTATGCGACTCAAACCACCTGAAAGAAGCTACCGATCTCATCTCCGCGGCCCTCTCCACCGCCAGACCTCCTCTCGCCTCACTCCCTGTCTCCTCTCTCATCAGCCGCCTCGCTTCCCAACCCGATCTTACCCACCCAATGCACCTGCTCAACACCCTCAAATTCAACCCTAACGCATCGGATCCGTCGGTTCTAATCCCCGTCGTGAAAATGATCCTCGCCTCACTCTTCGAGAACGGTCGGCCGAAGATGGCCGTCAAGATTTTCCAGTGGGTGGCGCGGCCCGATTTTCCCGGAGGTGTGGCGGTGGACCTGGAACTCTACGCTGGTTTGGTTGATGGATTTTGCAGGAATGGAATGATGTTAGACAGTCTCCGTGTTTTGAGAGTGATGGCATGTGAAAAATTGGTAATTGGGGATGGAATTAGGGTTTGTATTTACAGGGGTTTGTTGAGGGAGGCGAGGGTTAGGGAAGCTTTGGAGCTGAATGCTGTATTGGGGAGTTGTACTTCAGGGAGTGATGGGGATACTTGTGTTTCAGAGAAGGTTGTGCATTTACTGGAGCGGATTATTTCAAATTGGGTGGACTAG